In Zingiber officinale cultivar Zhangliang chromosome 8B, Zo_v1.1, whole genome shotgun sequence, a single genomic region encodes these proteins:
- the LOC122017605 gene encoding receptor protein kinase-like protein ZAR1: MGSEVSAVAVRHLSENDDGDGSSGGDEWRRCRVFETEAIAIARAKHPNVVHLLAYYYAPDERLLIYEYIPNVSLYAALHGADPEF, encoded by the exons ATGGGGAGTGAGGTCTCTGCCGTTGCAGTGCGCCACCTCAGTGAAAATGACGATGGTGATGGCTCTAGTGGGGGAGATGAATGGAGGCGATGTCGGGTGTTCGAGACGGAGGCAATCGCTATTGCCCGTGCCAAGCATCCCAACGTGGTTCACCTCCTTGCTTACTACTACGCTCCTGACGAGCGCCTCCTCATCTATGAGTACATCCCCAATGTCTCCCTCTATGCAGCTCTGCACG GGGCGGATCCAGAATTTTAA